The Brenneria rubrifaciens genome has a window encoding:
- a CDS encoding DUF2461 domain-containing protein — protein sequence MAPRFQGFSQQGLIFLQQVRQHNDKNWFDKHRGIYDEQLVAPFRALVDELSLTMLQIDDHFETRPAIGKTLSRIHRDTRFSHDKSRYRSQMWLTFKRPRKDWTDAPVYFFEIAPDAWRYGLGYYSATRQTMELFRQTMRGNPQTFLKVANCLRDTFMLEGESYRRPLVKDQPAALADWYNRKSFAAICTRHDREALFSGELVTMLAHGFTQLEPLYRYLMKIETMKKPLRKRNRQIQAHFLSAKKGVER from the coding sequence ATGGCGCCGCGCTTCCAGGGGTTTTCTCAGCAGGGGCTGATCTTTCTTCAGCAGGTTCGTCAACACAATGATAAAAACTGGTTTGATAAACATCGTGGTATTTACGATGAGCAATTAGTCGCACCCTTTCGGGCATTGGTTGATGAACTCAGCCTGACCATGTTGCAGATTGACGATCATTTTGAAACGCGTCCGGCAATCGGAAAAACGCTTTCCCGCATTCATCGCGACACCCGGTTTTCCCACGATAAATCACGTTACCGCAGCCAGATGTGGCTGACCTTCAAACGTCCCCGTAAAGACTGGACGGACGCGCCGGTCTATTTTTTTGAAATTGCCCCGGATGCCTGGCGTTACGGACTGGGATATTACAGCGCGACGCGTCAGACCATGGAACTTTTCCGCCAGACGATGCGCGGTAATCCACAAACGTTTCTTAAGGTGGCGAACTGCCTGCGGGATACCTTCATGCTGGAAGGCGAGAGTTATCGACGTCCGTTGGTGAAAGATCAACCGGCGGCGCTGGCCGACTGGTACAACCGTAAATCTTTTGCGGCGATTTGTACCCGCCACGATAGGGAAGCGCTGTTTTCCGGTGAACTGGTGACGATGCTTGCGCATGGGTTTACCCAGCTTGAACCGCTTTATCGCTATCTGATGAAAATCGAAACCATGAAAAAGCCGCTCAGAAAACGCAATCGCCAGATTCAGGCGCACTTCCTGTCGGCAAAGAAAGGGGTTGAACGGTAG
- the hdfR gene encoding HTH-type transcriptional regulator HdfR — MDTELLKTFLEVSRTRHFGRAAESLYLTQSAVSFRIRQLETQLGANLFTRHRNNIRLTPAGERLLPYAESLIGTWQIAKKEVARSQQHSLLSVGATASLWEAYLTPWLQSLYQQRPLLQLEARIALRHSLVKQLHERQLDLLITTEQPKMEELASQLLGNFSLSLFISAENESTQELPYIKLEWGADFHQQESRLLPSDQLPVLTTTSAHLTRQLLLTTGGCAFLPSHWLQTYPHLKALNDTPPVVRPFYAVWLQNSDQQTLIRQLLKTPIAIST; from the coding sequence GTGGATACCGAATTACTCAAAACCTTTCTGGAAGTCAGCAGGACAAGACACTTTGGCCGCGCCGCAGAATCACTTTATCTAACACAGTCGGCGGTGAGTTTCCGTATTCGTCAGTTAGAGACACAGCTTGGTGCAAATTTATTTACCCGTCATCGTAACAATATCCGTTTAACGCCAGCGGGAGAGCGGCTTCTACCCTATGCGGAAAGTCTGATAGGCACCTGGCAGATTGCCAAAAAAGAGGTCGCGCGTTCGCAACAGCACAGCCTCCTCTCAGTCGGCGCCACTGCCTCACTGTGGGAGGCATATCTGACACCGTGGTTACAGTCACTTTATCAGCAACGGCCTTTGTTACAGTTGGAAGCACGTATCGCACTGCGTCATTCGTTGGTAAAGCAGCTTCATGAACGGCAGTTGGACCTGTTGATCACGACAGAACAACCAAAAATGGAAGAGCTGGCTAGCCAACTTTTGGGAAATTTTTCACTCTCTCTCTTCATATCCGCAGAAAACGAGAGCACTCAGGAGTTACCCTATATCAAGCTGGAATGGGGCGCTGATTTTCATCAGCAAGAAAGTCGACTGTTACCCAGCGATCAACTTCCCGTGCTCACCACCACGTCTGCGCATCTTACACGCCAGTTACTGCTGACCACGGGGGGCTGCGCGTTTCTGCCCAGCCACTGGCTACAAACCTATCCTCATCTGAAAGCATTAAACGATACACCGCCCGTGGTGCGGCCATTTTATGCCGTCTGGCTGCAAAATAGTGATCAGCAGACGCTGATCCGACAGTTGCTCAAAACACCGATTGCCATATCGACGTAG
- the dnaQ gene encoding DNA polymerase III subunit epsilon, with protein sequence MSTEITRQIVLDTETTGMNKLGVHYEGHKIIEIGAVEVINRRLTGRHFHVYIKPDRLVDPEAYNVHGISDEFLADKPTYADIADDFLDFIRGAELVIHNAMFDIGFMDYEFRMLNRDIAKTETFCKITDSLLMARKIFPGKRNSLDALCDRYQIDNSKRTLHGALLDAEILAEVYLAMTGGQTSLAFLVEGETQRQENENESIQRITRPASVLKVLYANEEELYAHEQRLDLITKKGGNCLWRSE encoded by the coding sequence ATGAGCACTGAAATTACGCGACAAATCGTCCTGGATACTGAAACCACCGGTATGAACAAACTGGGGGTTCACTATGAAGGACACAAAATTATCGAGATTGGCGCCGTTGAGGTTATCAACCGTCGTCTAACCGGCCGCCATTTTCACGTTTATATCAAACCCGATCGGTTAGTCGATCCCGAAGCCTATAACGTACACGGTATCAGTGATGAGTTTCTGGCGGACAAGCCAACTTACGCCGACATTGCCGATGATTTTCTCGATTTTATCCGTGGTGCCGAACTCGTTATCCACAACGCGATGTTTGATATCGGCTTTATGGACTACGAGTTCCGAATGTTGAATCGGGATATTGCAAAGACGGAAACGTTCTGTAAGATCACTGATAGCCTATTGATGGCGCGTAAGATATTCCCAGGTAAACGCAACAGCTTGGATGCGCTATGCGATCGTTATCAGATAGATAACAGCAAACGAACGCTGCACGGCGCATTACTCGATGCCGAAATACTGGCGGAAGTCTATCTGGCGATGACCGGTGGCCAAACGTCACTGGCATTTTTAGTGGAAGGCGAAACGCAGCGACAGGAAAATGAGAACGAATCGATACAGCGCATAACGCGTCCCGCATCAGTATTGAAAGTGCTTTATGCGAATGAAGAAGAATTATATGCACATGAACAGCGTTTGGATCTGATCACGAAGAAGGGGGGCAACTGCCTGTGGCGCAGCGAGTAG
- a CDS encoding DUF413 domain-containing protein yields MAESFSTNNRFFDNKFYPRGFSRHGDFTIKEAQLLERHGHAFNELDLGKREPITEEEVQFVEMCRGERKAETDMEKIWSKYLDRIRRPKRFHTLSGGKPQMDAVEEYTESDD; encoded by the coding sequence ATGGCGGAAAGCTTCTCTACCAATAATCGTTTTTTTGATAACAAGTTTTACCCACGTGGTTTTTCCCGGCACGGCGACTTTACAATTAAAGAAGCACAATTGTTGGAACGCCACGGCCATGCTTTTAACGAACTTGATCTGGGTAAACGCGAACCTATTACCGAGGAAGAAGTACAGTTTGTTGAGATGTGCCGTGGCGAGCGTAAGGCTGAGACGGACATGGAAAAAATATGGTCTAAATATCTGGATCGAATCCGTCGTCCTAAACGTTTTCATACATTGTCCGGCGGTAAACCGCAAATGGACGCGGTCGAAGAATATACCGAAAGTGACGATTAA
- the ilvA gene encoding threonine ammonia-lyase, biosynthetic, with protein sequence MAVSQPLPSAPCGAEYLRAILRSPVYEVTQVTPLEKMDKLSSRLGNVILVKREDRHAVHSFKLRGAYAMMTGLSDEQKSHGVVTASAGNHAQGVALSSSKLGIKSLIVMPVATADIKVDAVRGFGGEVLLHGANFDEAKAKAIELSQQQKMTFLPPFDHPAVIAGQGTLAMELLQQDAHLDRVFVPVGGGGLAAGVAVLIKQLMPQIQVIGVEAEDSACLRAALDAGHPVDLARVGLFAEGVAVKRIGDETFRLCREYLDDVITVDSDAICAAVKDLFEDVRAIAEPSGALALAGMKKYIQQHQIQGERLAHVLSGANVNFHGLRYVSERCELGEQREALLAVTIPEEKGSFLKFCRLLGGRAVTEFNYRYANAKDACIFVGVRLTRGYAEREEIIAELFAGGYDVVDLSDDEMAKLHVRYMVGGRPSKALQERLYSFEFPESPGALLKFLNTLGTHWNISLFHYRSHGTDFGRVLAAFELDERDPEFEQHLHALGYECHDETDNPSFRFFLAG encoded by the coding sequence ATGGCAGTGTCACAACCACTACCTTCCGCGCCCTGTGGCGCGGAGTACCTGCGGGCAATCCTGCGCTCGCCGGTTTACGAGGTTACACAGGTTACGCCGCTGGAGAAAATGGACAAGCTTTCTTCCCGGCTGGGGAATGTCATTCTGGTCAAACGTGAAGACCGTCATGCGGTGCACAGTTTTAAGCTGCGCGGCGCTTACGCCATGATGACCGGGCTGAGCGATGAGCAGAAGTCGCACGGCGTGGTGACGGCATCGGCGGGCAACCACGCGCAGGGCGTGGCGCTCTCTTCCAGTAAGCTGGGTATCAAATCGTTGATCGTGATGCCGGTGGCGACCGCCGACATCAAGGTTGACGCGGTGCGCGGCTTCGGTGGCGAAGTGTTGTTGCACGGGGCCAACTTTGATGAAGCGAAAGCCAAAGCCATTGAATTGTCGCAGCAGCAGAAAATGACCTTCCTGCCCCCATTCGATCATCCTGCGGTCATCGCCGGGCAGGGCACGTTGGCGATGGAGCTGTTGCAGCAGGACGCGCATCTGGATCGGGTGTTTGTGCCGGTCGGCGGCGGCGGTCTGGCGGCGGGCGTGGCGGTGTTGATTAAACAACTGATGCCGCAGATTCAGGTCATTGGCGTGGAAGCCGAAGATTCCGCCTGTCTGCGGGCGGCGCTGGACGCGGGCCATCCTGTGGATTTGGCGCGTGTAGGTCTGTTTGCCGAAGGCGTGGCTGTTAAACGCATCGGTGATGAAACCTTCCGTCTGTGCCGGGAATATCTGGACGATGTGATCACGGTTGACAGCGATGCGATTTGCGCGGCGGTCAAGGATCTGTTCGAAGATGTGCGCGCGATTGCTGAACCATCTGGTGCGCTGGCGCTGGCGGGGATGAAAAAATACATCCAGCAGCATCAGATTCAGGGCGAACGTCTGGCGCATGTGCTCTCGGGCGCCAATGTTAACTTCCACGGCTTGCGTTACGTTTCCGAACGTTGTGAGTTGGGCGAGCAGCGTGAAGCGTTGCTGGCGGTCACCATTCCAGAGGAAAAAGGCAGCTTCCTGAAATTTTGCCGTCTGCTGGGTGGTCGTGCAGTGACCGAATTCAACTATCGTTATGCTAATGCCAAAGACGCCTGCATTTTTGTCGGCGTACGCCTCACGCGTGGCTATGCCGAGCGTGAGGAAATCATTGCCGAGCTGTTTGCCGGCGGTTATGACGTAGTGGATTTGTCTGATGATGAGATGGCGAAGCTGCATGTTCGCTATATGGTCGGCGGCCGGCCCTCAAAAGCATTACAGGAAAGGCTCTATAGCTTTGAATTCCCTGAGTCGCCGGGCGCGTTGCTGAAGTTCCTGAATACGCTGGGCACGCACTGGAATATCTCGCTTTTCCATTATCGCAGCCACGGTACGGATTTTGGTCGCGTATTGGCGGCATTCGAACTGGACGAGCGCGACCCTGAGTTTGAGCAACATCTGCACGCGCTGGGCTATGAGTGCCATGATGAAACCGATAATCCGTCATTCCGTTTCTTTCTGGCGGGCTAG
- a CDS encoding YifB family Mg chelatase-like AAA ATPase: protein MSLAVTYTRAMIGVEAPDVCIEVHLSSGLPALTLVGLPETTVKEARDRVRSALINCGFTFPAKRITVNLAPADLPKEGGRYDLPIALAILAASEQIDGAKLSQYEFLGELGLSGTLRGVNGAIPAALEAIKSGRQLILPEDNKQEMALIPQGESLMAGHLLQVCAFLQGKDVLLDGRDTPLETVTEDDTSDLKDIIGQEQAKRALEIAAAGGHNLLLLGPPGTGKTMLASRLGNLMPPLSDEEALESAAINSLINIDAAMKHWRARPFRAPHHSTSMAALVGGGSLPKPGEISLAHNGVLFLDELPEFERRVLDSLREPLESGEIIISRTRAKVCYPARVQLVAAMNPSPSGHYQGVHNRLPAQQILRYLSKLSGPFLDRFDISIEVPLLPPGILRQQSAQGESSTIVRERVRVARQKQILRANTINARLKPNEIEKYCRLKAEDAAYLEDVMSKLGLSVRAWHRILRVARTIADLSDQENIHKRHLAEALSYRCMDRLLIQLHKNLE from the coding sequence ATGTCACTGGCGGTTACCTATACACGGGCAATGATAGGCGTAGAGGCACCCGATGTGTGCATTGAAGTGCACCTCAGCAGTGGATTACCCGCGTTAACCCTTGTGGGGTTGCCGGAAACCACCGTGAAAGAGGCGCGTGACCGTGTACGCAGCGCGCTGATTAACTGTGGCTTTACGTTTCCCGCCAAGCGAATAACAGTGAATCTTGCGCCAGCCGATCTTCCCAAAGAAGGCGGGCGTTATGATCTCCCTATTGCTCTGGCTATTCTGGCGGCCTCAGAACAGATTGATGGGGCGAAACTCAGCCAGTATGAGTTTCTTGGCGAGTTGGGCCTCTCAGGCACATTACGTGGAGTAAACGGCGCTATTCCGGCAGCGCTGGAAGCCATAAAATCTGGTCGTCAGTTGATTTTACCTGAAGACAATAAACAGGAAATGGCCCTGATCCCCCAGGGGGAGTCGCTGATGGCCGGGCATCTGCTACAGGTTTGCGCTTTCTTGCAGGGCAAAGACGTGTTACTCGACGGCCGTGACACTCCATTGGAGACGGTGACCGAGGATGACACATCGGATCTGAAAGATATTATTGGTCAAGAACAAGCAAAACGGGCGTTGGAGATCGCCGCAGCTGGTGGCCACAACCTGTTGTTGCTTGGCCCACCCGGTACGGGAAAAACCATGCTGGCCAGCCGATTAGGCAACCTGATGCCGCCCCTGAGCGATGAAGAAGCACTGGAAAGCGCAGCGATAAACAGTTTGATCAATATCGATGCGGCCATGAAGCACTGGCGTGCCCGACCGTTCAGGGCGCCGCATCATAGCACCTCAATGGCAGCGCTCGTCGGTGGCGGATCGCTCCCTAAACCGGGAGAGATTTCTCTTGCGCACAATGGCGTCCTGTTTCTGGATGAACTTCCAGAGTTCGAGAGACGGGTTTTAGATTCATTGCGAGAACCGCTGGAGTCGGGGGAAATCATTATTTCCCGTACGCGTGCCAAAGTTTGCTACCCCGCGCGGGTTCAGCTTGTTGCCGCCATGAACCCAAGTCCTTCAGGCCATTACCAAGGGGTACATAATCGTCTTCCGGCACAGCAGATTTTACGCTATCTCAGCAAACTCTCCGGCCCGTTTCTGGATCGCTTTGATATCTCCATTGAAGTGCCACTCTTGCCGCCTGGCATCTTACGGCAGCAAAGCGCTCAGGGGGAAAGCAGCACCATCGTCAGGGAACGGGTGCGGGTTGCAAGGCAGAAACAAATCCTCCGGGCAAACACAATCAACGCAAGGCTGAAACCAAATGAAATTGAGAAATACTGTCGTTTGAAAGCGGAAGACGCCGCTTATCTGGAAGACGTGATGAGCAAGTTGGGGCTATCAGTACGTGCCTGGCACAGAATATTAAGAGTTGCTCGTACCATTGCCGACCTCAGCGATCAGGAAAATATTCATAAAAGGCATCTCGCCGAAGCGCTTAGCTACCGATGTATGGATCGGTTGCTCATACAACTACACAAGAATCTTGAATAA
- the ilvG gene encoding acetolactate synthase 2 catalytic subunit yields MNGAQWVVQALRAQGVETVFGYPGGAIMPVYDALYDGGVKHLLCRHEQGAAMAAIGYARATGKVGVCIATSGPGATNLITGLADALLDSVPVVAITGQVGSALIGTDAFQEIDVLGLSLACTKHSFLVESLASLPEVMAEAFAIASSGRPGPVLVDIPKDIQLAIGDFTPNFAPVDNDIDFPDQDIASARDMLSRAKKPVLYIGGGVGMAQAVPALREFLAVTGMPSAVTLKGLGAVDADHPYYLGMIGMHGTKAANLMVQQCDLLVAVGARFDDRVTGKLSAFAPQARVIHMDIDPAELSKLRQANVALQGDLNALLPALQQSLNIAEWQQHASMMKSEYPWRYDHPGQSIYAPALLKAISDRMDKETVVTTDVGQHQMWAAQHMTFSRPENFITSSGLGTMGFGVPAAVGAQVARPEDKVICISGDGSFMMNVQELGTIKRKRLPLKIVLLDNQRLGMVRQWQQLFFDERYSETDLSDNPDFLTLASAFDIPGQRITRKDQIDVALGALFNSEGPYLLHVSIDEYENVWPLVPPGAGNETMLDKTE; encoded by the coding sequence ATGAATGGAGCTCAGTGGGTGGTACAAGCATTGCGAGCGCAGGGAGTGGAAACTGTCTTTGGTTATCCAGGGGGCGCAATAATGCCTGTCTATGATGCGCTTTATGACGGCGGCGTAAAACACCTGCTGTGTCGCCATGAGCAGGGCGCGGCAATGGCGGCGATCGGCTATGCCCGTGCAACCGGAAAGGTTGGCGTCTGTATCGCCACATCAGGTCCTGGAGCAACCAATCTGATCACCGGTCTGGCTGATGCTTTGCTGGATTCTGTTCCCGTCGTGGCTATCACCGGTCAGGTTGGTTCGGCGCTGATTGGTACGGATGCTTTTCAGGAGATCGATGTTTTAGGTTTGTCTCTGGCCTGTACGAAGCACAGCTTTTTGGTTGAGTCACTGGCGTCGTTGCCTGAAGTCATGGCCGAGGCGTTTGCCATTGCCAGCAGCGGTCGTCCCGGCCCGGTGTTGGTGGATATTCCAAAGGACATACAACTGGCCATCGGGGATTTCACACCGAACTTTGCCCCTGTCGATAACGATATTGATTTTCCGGATCAGGATATCGCGTCGGCCCGCGACATGCTGTCGCGGGCGAAAAAGCCGGTTCTGTATATCGGCGGCGGGGTCGGTATGGCGCAGGCGGTGCCCGCCCTGCGTGAGTTCCTGGCGGTGACCGGTATGCCTTCGGCCGTTACGTTGAAGGGACTGGGCGCGGTTGACGCTGATCATCCTTACTACCTGGGCATGATCGGGATGCACGGCACGAAAGCCGCTAACCTGATGGTGCAGCAATGTGATCTGTTGGTTGCCGTCGGCGCGCGTTTTGACGACCGTGTCACCGGTAAGTTGAGCGCCTTTGCGCCCCAAGCCAGGGTGATTCACATGGATATCGACCCGGCCGAACTGAGTAAATTGCGTCAAGCTAATGTGGCGTTGCAGGGTGACCTGAACGCGCTGTTACCCGCGCTGCAACAATCCCTGAATATTGCCGAATGGCAACAGCACGCGTCGATGATGAAATCGGAGTATCCGTGGCGTTATGACCATCCAGGGCAGTCTATTTATGCGCCGGCTTTGCTGAAGGCTATTTCCGATCGTATGGATAAAGAAACCGTGGTGACGACAGATGTGGGCCAGCATCAGATGTGGGCGGCTCAGCATATGACATTCAGCCGGCCGGAAAATTTCATCACCTCCAGCGGTCTGGGCACCATGGGGTTCGGAGTGCCTGCCGCCGTCGGCGCGCAGGTTGCCCGTCCTGAAGACAAGGTGATCTGTATCTCGGGCGACGGTTCATTTATGATGAATGTTCAGGAACTGGGCACCATCAAGCGAAAACGCCTGCCGCTGAAAATCGTTTTGCTGGATAACCAACGGTTAGGCATGGTGAGACAGTGGCAGCAGTTGTTTTTTGATGAGCGCTATAGTGAAACCGACCTCTCCGATAACCCTGATTTCCTGACGTTGGCAAGTGCGTTTGATATCCCCGGCCAACGTATCACCCGTAAAGATCAGATTGATGTTGCATTGGGTGCCCTGTTCAACAGCGAAGGGCCTTACTTACTGCATGTCTCCATTGATGAATACGAAAATGTCTGGCCTCTCGTTCCACCCGGTGCCGGTAATGAAACGATGTTGGATAAAACCGAGTAA
- the ilvD gene encoding dihydroxy-acid dehydratase codes for MPKYRSATTTHGRNMAGARALWRATGMTDNDFGKPIIAVVNSFTQFVPGHVHLRDLGKLVADQIEASGGVAKEFNTIAVDDGIAMGHGGMLYSLPSRELIADSVEYMVNAHCADAMVCISNCDKITPGMLMASLRLNIPVIFVSGGPMEAGKTKLSDQLIKLDLVDAMIQGANPNVSDADSDQIERSACPTCGSCSGMFTANSMNCLTEALGLSQPGNGSLLATHTDRKELFLNAGKRIVSLAKRYYEQDDESVLPRNIANKAAFENAMILDIAMGGSTNTVLHLLAAAQEGDVDFTMTDIDRLSRQVPHLCKVAPSTQKYHMEDVHRAGGVIGILGELDRAGLLNRDVNNVLGKTLPQTLEAYDVMLTQDDGVKSMYSAGPAGIRTTKAFSQSCRWDSLDTDRQAGCIRSREFAYSQDGGLAVLYGNLAENGCIVKTAGVDEGSLVFRGPAKVYESQDDAVEAILGGKVVAGDVVVIRYEGPKGGPGMQEMLYPTSFLKSMGLGKQCALITDGRFSGGTSGLSIGHASPEAASGGTIGLVQNGDMIAIDIPNRSIVLDVADNELASRREVEEARGEQAWTPHNRDRQVSFALRAYASLATSADKGAVRDKSKLGG; via the coding sequence ATGCCTAAGTACCGTTCAGCCACAACCACGCACGGCCGTAATATGGCGGGTGCCCGAGCTTTGTGGCGCGCCACCGGGATGACCGATAACGATTTCGGCAAACCTATTATCGCGGTGGTTAATTCATTCACCCAGTTTGTTCCCGGCCATGTGCATTTACGCGATCTGGGAAAACTGGTTGCCGACCAAATTGAAGCGTCCGGCGGCGTAGCAAAAGAATTCAATACGATAGCGGTTGATGATGGTATCGCCATGGGGCATGGCGGTATGCTCTATTCTCTGCCTTCACGTGAGTTAATCGCTGATTCAGTGGAATACATGGTGAATGCGCACTGCGCCGATGCAATGGTGTGCATTTCCAATTGCGACAAAATCACCCCGGGCATGCTGATGGCGTCACTACGCCTGAATATTCCGGTGATTTTCGTTTCCGGCGGGCCGATGGAAGCCGGAAAAACCAAACTGTCCGATCAACTGATCAAACTGGATTTGGTCGATGCGATGATCCAGGGCGCCAATCCGAATGTCAGCGATGCCGACAGCGATCAGATTGAACGTTCCGCCTGTCCGACCTGCGGTTCCTGTTCCGGGATGTTTACCGCCAACTCCATGAATTGCCTGACCGAAGCGTTGGGGTTGTCGCAGCCGGGGAACGGGTCGCTGCTGGCGACGCATACCGATCGTAAGGAACTGTTCCTGAATGCGGGTAAACGCATTGTCAGTCTGGCGAAACGTTATTACGAGCAGGATGACGAAAGCGTGTTGCCGCGCAACATCGCCAATAAAGCCGCATTTGAAAACGCCATGATCCTGGATATTGCGATGGGCGGCTCCACCAATACCGTGCTGCACCTGCTGGCGGCGGCGCAGGAAGGTGACGTCGATTTTACCATGACTGATATTGATCGCCTGTCTCGTCAGGTGCCGCATCTGTGTAAAGTTGCGCCGAGCACGCAGAAATACCATATGGAAGATGTTCACCGCGCAGGCGGGGTGATTGGTATTCTGGGCGAACTGGACAGAGCCGGTCTGTTGAACCGGGATGTGAATAACGTGCTGGGTAAAACCCTGCCGCAAACGCTGGAAGCCTATGACGTCATGTTGACGCAGGACGACGGCGTGAAAAGCATGTATTCCGCTGGCCCTGCGGGGATTCGTACGACTAAGGCGTTTTCGCAAAGCTGCCGTTGGGATTCGTTGGATACCGATCGTCAGGCTGGTTGCATTCGTTCCCGCGAGTTCGCCTACAGTCAGGACGGCGGCCTGGCCGTGCTGTACGGTAACCTGGCGGAAAACGGCTGTATCGTGAAGACGGCGGGTGTGGATGAAGGCAGCTTGGTGTTCCGCGGGCCGGCCAAAGTCTATGAAAGCCAGGATGACGCGGTTGAAGCGATTCTGGGCGGCAAAGTCGTCGCGGGCGATGTCGTTGTGATCCGTTACGAGGGGCCGAAAGGCGGGCCGGGAATGCAGGAAATGCTTTATCCGACTAGTTTTCTGAAGTCGATGGGATTAGGTAAACAGTGCGCGCTGATTACGGATGGCCGTTTTTCCGGCGGAACCTCTGGCTTGTCCATCGGCCACGCGTCGCCGGAAGCGGCAAGCGGCGGTACTATTGGTCTGGTACAAAACGGTGACATGATTGCCATCGATATTCCGAATCGTAGCATTGTGCTGGACGTTGCCGACAATGAGCTCGCCAGCCGTCGCGAAGTGGAAGAGGCAAGGGGCGAACAGGCCTGGACGCCGCATAATCGTGATCGTCAGGTGTCGTTTGCTCTGCGCGCCTATGCGAGTCTGGCGACCAGCGCCGATAAAGGCGCGGTACGAGATAAGAGTAAGCTGGGAGGCTGA
- the ilvM gene encoding acetolactate synthase 2 small subunit, giving the protein MTHHQLSIQARFRPEVLERVLRVTRHRGFKVCAMNMVHTTNNEHINIELTVASHRPVDLLSAQLSKLLDISCVDIQPMTATQQISA; this is encoded by the coding sequence ATGACACACCATCAACTTTCTATTCAGGCGCGCTTCCGTCCTGAGGTTCTGGAGCGTGTATTACGCGTTACCCGCCATCGCGGTTTTAAAGTCTGCGCCATGAACATGGTGCACACGACGAATAACGAACATATTAATATTGAACTGACCGTTGCCAGCCATCGTCCGGTAGATCTATTGTCGGCACAATTGAGTAAATTACTCGATATTTCCTGTGTCGACATCCAACCAATGACAGCGACACAGCAGATCAGTGCTTAA
- the ilvL gene encoding ilv operon leader peptide has translation MKSFSLVISLVVISVVVIIIPPCGAALGRRMA, from the coding sequence ATGAAATCCTTCTCCTTGGTGATTAGCCTAGTCGTGATTAGCGTGGTGGTGATTATTATCCCACCGTGCGGGGCAGCACTTGGACGAAGAATGGCTTAA
- a CDS encoding branched-chain amino acid transaminase produces MTKKADYIWFNGEMVPWAEAKVHVMSHALHYGTSVFEGVRCYSSHRGPVVFRHREHMQRLHDSAKIYRMPVQQSVDELMEACRETLRKNNLTSAYIRPLIFVGDVGMGVNPPDDYKTDVIIAAFPWGAYLGEDALDQGIDAMVSSWHRVAANTIPTAAKAGGNYLSSLLVGSEARRHGYQEGIALDVHGYVSEGAGENLFEVKDGIIFTPPFTSSALPGITRDAIIKLAKDLGFEIREQVLSRESLYLADEVFMSGTAAEITPVRSVDGIQVGIGKCGPVTKKLQQAFFGLFTGETEDKWGWLDPVTR; encoded by the coding sequence ATGACGAAGAAAGCTGACTATATTTGGTTCAACGGCGAGATGGTTCCGTGGGCGGAAGCGAAAGTACATGTGATGTCTCACGCCTTGCATTATGGTACTTCGGTGTTTGAAGGCGTGCGTTGCTATAGCTCGCACAGAGGCCCGGTGGTGTTCCGCCACCGCGAGCATATGCAGCGTTTGCACGATTCGGCAAAAATCTATCGGATGCCGGTACAGCAAAGCGTAGATGAACTGATGGAAGCCTGTCGTGAAACGCTACGTAAAAATAACCTGACCAGCGCGTACATTCGTCCGCTGATATTTGTCGGTGATGTCGGCATGGGCGTTAACCCGCCAGACGACTATAAAACCGACGTTATCATTGCCGCTTTCCCGTGGGGGGCTTATCTGGGTGAGGACGCCCTGGATCAGGGGATTGATGCCATGGTGTCGTCCTGGCACCGTGTGGCGGCGAATACCATTCCTACCGCTGCGAAAGCGGGCGGTAATTACCTTTCCTCGTTGCTGGTAGGAAGCGAAGCCCGTCGGCACGGCTATCAGGAAGGGATTGCGCTGGACGTGCATGGCTATGTGTCAGAGGGCGCGGGTGAAAACCTGTTTGAAGTGAAAGACGGCATCATCTTCACGCCGCCGTTTACCTCTTCCGCACTGCCGGGTATTACGCGTGACGCCATCATCAAACTGGCAAAAGATTTAGGCTTTGAAATTCGTGAGCAGGTGCTGTCACGTGAATCGCTCTATCTGGCCGATGAAGTGTTTATGTCCGGCACCGCGGCGGAAATCACGCCAGTCCGCAGCGTTGACGGTATTCAGGTGGGTATTGGTAAATGTGGCCCGGTCACGAAAAAATTACAGCAGGCGTTCTTTGGCCTGTTCACCGGTGAGACGGAAGATAAATGGGGCTGGCTTGATCCAGTAACCCGTTAA